The nucleotide window CACGTTGAGCCTCGACCAGATCACGTTCGGCAACCGGCACATCTATCCTCCGCCCGGACTCACGAGCTTCTCCACGACCGTCGACCTGCGGCCGCAGAAGAACCTGCTCGTCAACGTTTCGGCGAGCCTCGATCCGATCACCCAGGTGGTGAGCTGGCATTTCAGCTCGATCGACCCGGCCACCGGCCGGACACCTGCCGATCTGCAGATGGGCTTCCTGCCACCCAACAACGTTCCTCCCGAGGGGGAGGGGAGCGTGATGTTCACCGTGATGCCGAAGCCCGGGCTCGCGACCGGCACCCAGATCAGCAACGCCGCGTCGATCGTGTTCGACGACCCACCGGCCACGAATACGTTGGCCTGGACGAACGGGGTGGACAACAGCCCGCCGGCGAGCAACGTGCTGCCGATCCCACCGCAGTCTCACCTGCCCAGCATCCCGGTGAGCTGGGGGCCGAGCGGGGCGCCCTCCGACCTCAGGGACTACACGATCTACGTGAAGCAGGACACGGGGCCCTATCGCGTGTGGCGGCTCAACACGCCCACCACGAGCGACACGCTGGTCCCGCCCCAGGATCACAAGCTTCATACGTTCTCGT belongs to Candidatus Eisenbacteria bacterium and includes:
- a CDS encoding T9SS type A sorting domain-containing protein, translating into TLSLDQITFGNRHIYPPPGLTSFSTTVDLRPQKNLLVNVSASLDPITQVVSWHFSSIDPATGRTPADLQMGFLPPNNVPPEGEGSVMFTVMPKPGLATGTQISNAASIVFDDPPATNTLAWTNGVDNSPPASNVLPIPPQSHLPSIPVSWGPSGAPSDLRDYTIYVKQDTGPYRVWRLNTPTTSDTLVPPQDHKLHTFSFYSVARDQLGNIEAAPPVPDATTQSTTAVEGGPAPVMLALAGARPNPTRGPIQVWLTLPSRERATLELLDIAGRRVAHREVGELGPGAHLVTLALSPAPRAGLYFLRLKQGDRELTGRVALIR